The Paracoccus albus region CGAAGCCCAAAAGAAGAACCCGCCCTTCGGTGGGTTTGCGACGCGGTTGGCGGCAGAATTCGATTATATCTTCCAATCGCCCGGTCCCATTTATGAGCCCGGCCGACGTGGTGCGGATTGGTGGCGCCTTGGCCGCTTCTTGCACGCCTTGGGCGTCGGAAGGGGCGATATCGTCCAGAACTGCTTTGCCTATCACCTCACCCCGGCCGGAATGATGTTCGACAGTGCAGCGCATGCCGTCGACGCCGCCGTGTTGCCCGCGGGTACCGGGCAAACGGACCTTCAGGTGCGCGCTGCCGCGGATATCGGATCAAATGTTTACGCAGGCACACCGGACTTTCTGAAGGTGATCCTGGATCGTGCGGATGAGCTTGGCGAAAAGCTGGCCATAACACGCGCTGCCGTCGCAGGCGGGGCGCTCTTCCCGTCTCTGCGCAGTCACTACGCGGATCGCGGGATCACGACGCTGCAATGCTATGCCACGGCGGATCTCGGCAATATCGCCTATGAATCTGAAGCGATGGAGGGGATGATCGTTGATGAGGGCGTGCTGGTAGAGATCGTTCGCCCCGGCACCGGCGACCCGCTGCCCGATGGCGAGGTTGGAGAGGTTGTGGTCACAACGCTGAACCCGGACTATCCGCTTGTGCGCTTTGCGACGGGCGACCTGTCTGCCGTTATGCCCGGCACATCGCCATGCGGGCGGACAAATATGCGCAT contains the following coding sequences:
- a CDS encoding phenylacetate--CoA ligase family protein, giving the protein MGGFYDDLEMRSDEERHEWLETSLPIAIGRAKTAPALARLLRDVEPNDIRDRAALAALPVIRKAELTEAQKKNPPFGGFATRLAAEFDYIFQSPGPIYEPGRRGADWWRLGRFLHALGVGRGDIVQNCFAYHLTPAGMMFDSAAHAVDAAVLPAGTGQTDLQVRAAADIGSNVYAGTPDFLKVILDRADELGEKLAITRAAVAGGALFPSLRSHYADRGITTLQCYATADLGNIAYESEAMEGMIVDEGVLVEIVRPGTGDPLPDGEVGEVVVTTLNPDYPLVRFATGDLSAVMPGTSPCGRTNMRIKGWMGRADQTTKIKGMFVRPEQVASLVARHPEISRARVIADRAGEMDTMTVQIESPRGAESEYAGSVVEALKMKGRVEILAPGSLPNDGLVIEDRRKYD